TCAAGCTCCTCAATGATCTTTTTCAGATCCAATTTCTCGGCGCCGGAGACGGAAATCAACCCACCACCGCTTCCACCTAAAATGCCATCTTTAACGGCGGTTTCCAGATCTAGCACTTGGCCTCCACTACTCACATCTAGCTTCATGTTTCCTAGTCTTTTGTGGCTATTTGGCACATACATGGGCATTTTGGAATTCTCTATTGGAAGAAACCAGTACTAGCAGAGACGAGTTATAACagacgaagaagaagaagcaaaagaagaagaataagaagatATAAATGTAATCCAAGAAAGAGCCTGAGATTTCaaaagagaaaatagagaatAATAAGAGGAATCACATCCACGGGACAAGAAACGTGtgggaaaggaaaagagaaaaaaagatgTCACAAGGCCTCTCTCTTTCATTgacaaaaataaggaacaatGACTATCAAAGGGGACAACTTTTCTACGTTGTGTGCTTTACTTTGGCTCTTTATCTGATCTCTTTCTCTAGTCAAAAGAGTTACATTCTTCTCCATCTTCGTCATCATCATCAGCCAACACATTATGAAGATGCAATCTTCTTCTCTATTACCAAAGTCTCCCTCTCACGCACACTAACTAACAGCTTCCTCTTCAAGCTCCAAAAGGAAAAGAGTGGAATGATCAACCCCAGATCAGGTTAAAAAGCAAACCCAAGACAGAAAGAAATAGCAATCAAAAGCGACAGGAATCAGATAATGACCACTTGTACATGAACAGTTGGCTCTTCAGCCCAAATTTACCAAGCAATGCACTGAAGAAAAGATAATTATGAAAAAAAGGGGATAATAGAAAAAGACATGTATGAAAGGGTTAACTCAGAACCACGTAGTTATTGACACACACTGAAGGGGAACAagagagaggaagaagatgaccctcctccattgctgctcaaattattttatttttacaaaattaTTTCAACATTTTCCTTAACCTTGAAATACCAAAAGAAATTTAATTTGATCTGTGTGGATCAACGTATAAAATTACAGAATTCCCTTTTTAAGTCGGGGCCCACGTAGGTATTTGCTGACATTCAGGCCCAACAGACAAGGGGCAAAACAGGAATAAGAAATTTTGTCCCATTGTTTGAAGTGATAAAACCCTACTACGAGTAGACATACGAATTCGAGAAGGTGGGGACCCACTTAGGAAAAGAAAAGTTTTTTACGTGGAATGACCGGCTAGAGCCCGTGATTCAACCCTTGCCAACCGTGCGTCACACGTGCAGTCATTAACTTTAGTCACCCTTAACATCCGGTTATCGGATAAGTGATTTTCGAGATAAAAACTGCAGAAAATTATTTTTccctattaaaattttaaattttttttttttaaaaaaaaaaacctctttTAGGGCATCAATAGCCCCTAGGTGTGGGTACCCCATCCTTAGACCGAAGCACCACGCAAGCTCGGTCAAATGGTCAAAAAGCAGAAATTGGTGATGCCATTGGTTAAACCCACCCACAAGAGCAAgcgcaattaaataaaataattatttttttttatcgaaCGGCTGGCACGATAATTAAAAATTGCATTGCGATCGTATGGCGTGAATCGCGTTACAGGTGAAGTGCATTGTACAATACCTAATTCCCTTATCCATAGGTTGTGAAGTTTGTTCGTGTGCGTAAAGTTGGTGCAGGTGTGGTGATGTACACGGCATCGTTTTCGTGGAATCcatttgttttccttttcttttttttttttttttttttttttggcgtaAGCACATCCTTTTTCGCAAGGAGGCTCTTTATAGATATTGAGGCTTTGAAGTCAAGACTACACATAAGGTTGCTACTTTTTctagtttatttaaattttaatttaattaaaatctatTTTTACCTCTTTTTTTTGGGGTGCTGGACCTCTCTGTCAACCAAATAAATCTGTATATGACATCTGGGctggataaaaatattaaaaacaaaaatattaataaattaaattttcattggtGGATGCTTTTAGAAAAGAAatgattaaatgttaatatatacaACTATTATTAAGTCATTGAGTAGAGATGCTTTGAAAAGATTCCATGATTccaaaataagagaaaaaaataaaaataaaaagaataaattaaTGGAGAGGAAACTAGATGCCCCGTGGGGTGGGGTCCCAGCAGAGCGTGCCTTTCGTAAAGTGCCAGCTCATCTTTTGACCAGTTTTCTCGGTTCTTGAAAATGCGTACGCATTGGTTTTGCCTTTCAGGTCTATGTTTGACTACTTTGATGCACCTTTGCTTGCTCCTTCTGCCAACTCCTCGCTCACACGTGCCCAGGGGAATCATGCCTCCTCTTTCTCCCAGATATGCCTCTTTTTTACTCccagtattttatttttaatcattATCATTATCCTTAACTACAAAAATTGTTAAGATTAAAATAAACCTTTAAATTATGcccataaatattttttaatttttaaaaatataatgtatataaattaatttaaaatattttaattataattattctaCCAGGCTCGTGAAGGATGAAATTTCACCTTTTAttggataaaataaaagtttttaaataaAAGGGCGATGAGAGTTAACAATGAATGCATCCACGGGCTATAGCCGGTCAATCCGGTTAAATACttgaatctctctttctttctccttctcctAAAATTTCAATGTATTTCATACAAAATGGGTCCCACTTAACCCAAGTCGTATTTCTACGATCATCACTTTAGCCGGTCAAATTCTAGATTTCCGGTCTTACCCTTGTCAGTTTGGGCATCTATAACTTCGTCGGGGCAATCTGAGGTGGGTAATATCGTATTTTCAATTGACGGATCACTCGGCTGATGAAAAAAGTGAGCAATAGTTCACTGGATTGGCCGTGTTGGAGTGTATAGGAGTGACCCACTAAAGCGAAATTATCAAAGAAATTATTCTTTTGGGGCTTCCACCACCCTGCCCCGAAAGAAAACAGCagtagagggagagagagagagagagagaaaaaaaaaacaagggTTTTCTTCTTCCAATCTATTCTGTGTCTCTACAAGTAGGTATTGTTAATGGTTATCGCTTATCAGTTCAAATAATTCTCTTCATATATTTTTCTAATTTCCCTTTTCATACTTCTTTCATCCTGTGCATTGTTGGGTAAATTTTAGCTGAAGCGGGATTGCTTGTTTGTGAGTGATTATTGTCCTTTTGTCGATATTGAttgttctttctttcttgcttgcttctttttgttttcctgatCTGGGTTGATAATTCCTTGCTAGTAAGAGTGAGAAAGAGGAGAGCTTTGTTGTTGCAGAAGAAGGTAGCGTTTCTGTCTTAGGGTCTTTTTTGGATTTGATTTAACTATTCTGGTTGAGTAGAATTAGTAGTTCTAGTCTTTCTTCCTCAAGGGTATTCCAAAATGCCGATGTATCTACCTAATAGTTGTAGAAGAGAAGGAAATGTTAAACTAGATGTTCTGGCTAGTGGTGGGCAAGTGCTAGATCTGGAAACTGCCGTTAAAGATGGCATTTTAGGTGGCAGTGGTGGTGGGTTGATTTCCACAACCGGCGCTGAGAAATTGGATCTTAAAAAGATGATTGAAGAACTTGAATCGATGGAAGTGCCATCCGTGTTTATATGTCCGATCTCATTGTACCCAATGCAGGACCCAGTGACGCTCTGCACTGGCCAGACATATGAGAGATCCAACATCCTCAAATGGTTCTCCCTTGGCCACTATACTTGCCCTACGACAATGCAAGAGCTCTGGGATGATACGGTAACGCCAAATAGGACTCTGCAGCAGCTGATTTATAGCTGGTTCTCCCAGAAGTATTTGGCTATGAAGAAGAGAGCCGAAGACGTGCAAGGGAGGGCTGTTGAGCTTTTGGACACTCTGAAGAAGGTTAAGGGTCAAGCTAGAGTTCAAGCTCTAAAAGAGCTTAGGCAGGTTGTCACTGCATATGCCACGGCGAAGAAAACAGTGCTAGATAATGGTGGAGTTGCCTTGGTTTCCAACTTGTTGGGTCCTTTCACCACTCATGCTGTTGGGTCCGAGGCAATTGGGATTCTTGTGAATCTTGATCTTGATTTCGTGTCCAAAGCCAATTTGATACAACCTGCAAAAATTTCTTTAATGGTGGATATACTAAATGAAGGTTCGATTGAGACCAAGATTAATTGTACGAGATTGATTGAAATGTTGATAGAAGGAAAAGACTTCGAGTTTGAAAATGTGTCAAGCTTGAGTCTTGTGGTTGGATTGTTGAGGTTAGTGAAAGATAAGAGACACGCAAATGGGGTATTGGCTGGACTTGGTTTGTTAAGGACTCTTTGTTCGCATGAACCCCTTGGAAACTCAATTGTGAGCGTTGGGGCAATTCCTCAATTAGTGGAGCTATTGCCCAGTTTGAATAATGAATGTTTGGAGTTAGCACTTCATATTCTGGATGTTGTCTCAACTATTCCAGAGGGAAGCAATGCTTTAAAGGATTGCAGTGGCACAATACCGAATGTGGTGAAGTTGTTGATGAAAGTTTCAGAGAGCTGTACTCAGCTTGCTTTATCGATATTGTGGGCAGTCTGCAAGCTTGCACCAGAAGAATGCTCTGCACTCGCTGTGGAGGCAGGTTTGGCGGCGAAGCTGCTTCTGGTAATACAAAGTGGTTGTAATCCTGTGCTGAAGCAGAGATCAGCTGAGCTCTTGAAATTGTGTAGTCTAAATTACTCATCTACTatcttcatttccaagtgtaagcTTACTAAAACGATACAATGAAGGAAAATGCCAGCTTGTTGATTTGTGCCATATCTTTTTCCTGTTGTCCAGAGAGACAATTGGGCTGGAGCTTGTGGGATAGAATCAGTGGTACCCCTTTTCTGTCCCTTTGTGTATATTAAAGATCTTTTGataaattccattggtttcacgtAGTGGGAGCTGATAATGTGGATTTTAGGCTAATTGCATATTGTGTAATCATTATTTATTAATCCACTGTCAATAAGGCTGGTGTTTTGCCAAAATTTTCTACTAATTCCCAGCCAAGTTGTTATTGTGTGATAATTTGAATTTTTCATCCTCTTTAATTTGGAGCTTGTTTATATATATACCTCCATATATTTTATCGACAACATCCTCCGCTTGTCCTCTACCACCACCAAATCAAGGGATGCAATGCCCTGCTTTGATTATAGTTTAGCTGATTATAAAAGATTGCAGTGGGCTTGAAGTTGGCTCAAATGACAAATGATTCCCGTTGAGTTTTTTATTGTAGAGGATTTTTAGCTGATCATGATGCTATTTATACTGTTAAATCGGTCATCCAGTTGCAGGTGATATTAATGGTAATGGTGAAGTGAAACAAATGAAACCAGAGATAGTTACCATAACTGAGCATGAAGCCTTAGCTGTATGTCAATTATAAGCAGGGAAGTTAATACTGGCTCCCAGAAGAATAGTTATAAGCTTTAGCTCAATAATGTTAAAGAGTCCTATTCAAATTGAAGTTCAGAGGAAGCGATTAAAAAGAATGGCACAGAGTACAAGAAGCAAGAACTCAGGTTGGATTGGGCGCATGCATAAGTCCAATTTACACTGTGGGCTCCTATTCCCTTATCTGAGGATGGCCACCAGGCCGAATCCAGTTAAAAGGCTAGGGAGAGCCGAGAGTGAGATTAGACCACAAGTTCCATttcttattttagtattttagtttgatttcagtttcgatttagtttaattttaatcaatttaacggttaaatctttttaaaatttttatttaaaaaagaaaatcattttagCTTGGAATTAAACTGAACAGTTCTTAACGGATTTTAATTTCAGTCTGATTAAAGTTAATGTTATTTAATTTTGAATTAGATTGAGGATTCTGAATCGTACCAT
This is a stretch of genomic DNA from Hevea brasiliensis isolate MT/VB/25A 57/8 chromosome 12, ASM3005281v1, whole genome shotgun sequence. It encodes these proteins:
- the LOC110669782 gene encoding U-box domain-containing protein 30; protein product: MPMYLPNSCRREGNVKLDVLASGGQVLDLETAVKDGILGGSGGGLISTTGAEKLDLKKMIEELESMEVPSVFICPISLYPMQDPVTLCTGQTYERSNILKWFSLGHYTCPTTMQELWDDTVTPNRTLQQLIYSWFSQKYLAMKKRAEDVQGRAVELLDTLKKVKGQARVQALKELRQVVTAYATAKKTVLDNGGVALVSNLLGPFTTHAVGSEAIGILVNLDLDFVSKANLIQPAKISLMVDILNEGSIETKINCTRLIEMLIEGKDFEFENVSSLSLVVGLLRLVKDKRHANGVLAGLGLLRTLCSHEPLGNSIVSVGAIPQLVELLPSLNNECLELALHILDVVSTIPEGSNALKDCSGTIPNVVKLLMKVSESCTQLALSILWAVCKLAPEECSALAVEAGLAAKLLLVIQSGCNPVLKQRSAELLKLCSLNYSSTIFISKCKLTKTIQ